CCGGCGCCCTGATGCAACTGCGCGACGCGGTGCATTTCCCAACGTGCCAGCTCGCCCTCGTTGAGGCTGTCGGGGAAATTGCGCGCGCGGTAGCGGAACAGCAATTCCTCCAGCCGGTGGTCGGCGAAGCTCACTGTTTCGCTGGCCAGCGCGGAAGGGTCGAGTACGCGCAACTGGTTCAGCAGGCGTCGGTCGCCATTGCCGACAAAGCCGCCGTAGAGGTCCTCATCGACATCGACCGGCGTGTCGGTTTCGGGCCGCGCGAACACGTCGCGCCACAGCCCGGCCAGAGGCGGCAGGGTTTGCGCAGCCTCGGCGTGTCGCAGCGCCTGCCCCAGATCGATTGCCCATTTGTCGGCCATCGCCGGGCTCAAGGTCTTCAGGTTGCCGATCACCACCGGTGATTTGTTGATGTGGATGGTCTTGATCGGCAGCCGCGTCACGCCGTCGGGCAGTGCGTCGGCGCGGGTGAACATGCGTTCGCGCACGGTGGCTGCGTCAAGGGTGGCGAGTTCGCGCGGATCCTGCGCGAGGTCCCACACGATGATTTCGTTCTTGTTCGTCGGGTGCGGGCCGAGCGGCCAGACGACCGCGATGCAGCCGCGCTCCGGGCCGAACATCCCGGACACATGCAGGAAGGGGCGCGGGTGGGCGAGGTCGATCTCGGCCAGCACCGCGTCTTTTTTGCGCAGTTTCAGGCAGAACTCCCACAGGCGCGGCTGCAGGCCGCGGATCAGTCGCGCCAGCGCGATCGTGGCACGCACGTCGGAGAGCGCATCATGCGCCGCCTCATGTGCCAGCCCGTTCGCGGCGGTCAGGTGTTCGAGCTTGAACGAGGGACGGCCATCTTCATGGCGCGGCCATTCGATGCCCTCCGGCCGCAGTGCGTACATGCAGCGCACCACGTCGAGCAGATCCCATCGGCCGCAGTCGTTCTGCCACTCGCGGGCGTAGGGGTCGATGAGGTTGCGCCAGAACAGGTGGCGGGTGACTTCGTCGTCGAAGCGCAGCGTGTTGTAGCCGACACCGACGGTGCCCGAGCGCGCCAGCTCGTGCTCGATCGCCGCAGCGAATGCGTGTTCCGGCAGGCCGCGTTCAAGGCAGGTCTGCGGCAGGATGCCAGTGAGCAGGCAGCTCTCCGGATCCGGCAGGTAATCCGGCGCCGGCTGGCAGTAGATCATCTGCGGCGCGCCAATCTCGTTCAGTTCGGCATCGGTGCGCACACCGGCAAATTGCGCCGGGCGGTCGCGCCGCGGCATCACGCCAAAGGTCTCGTAGTCGTGCCAGTAGAAGCTGTGGTCGGCCATGGGTGCAGGTTCCGGGTGCGGTACCGGATTTTCGCACGGGCCGCGCCGACTACTTCGACCCGAGTTTCAGCGTCTCCCACAGGAAGGGCTTGAGCTGGGGCCACCAACGGCCGCCCAGCGCGAGGTTGACGGTGTGGGTCATATCCGGTTGGGCAACCACCGTGCAGCGGCCGCCTGCATCGGTGATCGCCTTCTGCGTCGGCAGCACGTTGTCGTTCCAGGTTGCGCCGGTATTGCTGTCGGTCGGGTTGGCGTTGAACATCAGCACCGGGCTGTCGGTCGCGTCAAAGTGAAACAGGCTGCTGGTGTCGATGCCGGCTTCGACCAGTGTGGCCCCGGTGGCGATGGCGCCCTGCACATGTGCGCTGACGCCGGGGAAGTCAGAGACAGAGCCGGCGAGCGTATCGGCCTCGATCGCGTTGATCAGCGAAATCCCTCCGCCAGCCGAAGTGCCGATCGTCGCAACGCGGTTCGGGTCGATGTGGTAGGTCGCCGCGTTCGCGCGCAGGTAGCGGATCGCGTTCATCGCGTCTTCCGTAGCCTGCTGGATCGCGCGCACGCGGATCGCGGGATTGGCTTCATTGTCGGGGGTCAGGCGGTAGTTGATCGTCGCCGCGACATAGCCGGCGCGGGCGTACGTCATCGCATCCTCGCGGTGGTCTTCCTTGCTGCCGCCGACGAAGCTGCCGCCGTGGATCCAGATCACAAGGGGCTGCGGGGTGCCCGCCGTCGCATTCGGCGGCACCGCGACATCGAGCTTGAGCACCAGTTCACTGGTGCCGATTTCGCTCGCCTTGGTGAGATTCGAGGTGTACTGGATGCCCCCTTCGTTGGGGCGGCGCGAGTACACAACGTTCAGCGACGGCGTGATCTGCGCATCCGCATACTGTGGGCTGACGTACATCCCGGTTTCGGGCGGCGGCAGCGGGGTTGGCCTGGGGGGTGGCATGGGCGCGCCGCCGCCATCACCTCCACCGCCACAGGCCGTCAACGCGAACAAGAGAAGTGCCGATGCCAGTTTTGCCTGGTTCATGAAGTCTCGTCCCGCTTATCAGGTGGACGCCATCATGCCGCTTGCATGCCATCGGGGGTGCAACGAATTGTTGCGGCTTGTTTGGCTCAGGCGCGCACCAGCCGCAGCCGGGTGATCTCGGACGGTGCGCCGAAGCGCTTGGGTGGGCCCCAGTAGCCGGTGCCGCGGCTGGTGTAGACCCACAGGTCGCGCAGCTTGTGCAGGCCGGCGGTGAAGGGTTGCTGCAGGGGGACGAAAAGGTTCCAGGGGAAAAACTGGCCGCCGTGGGTGTGGCCGGAGAGCTGCAGATCGAAGCCAGCGTCGGCAGCGGCTTCGGCGCTGCGGGGCTGGTGCGCGAGCAGCACCTTTGCGGCGGCGTTGGCAGGTGCGCCGGCGAGCGCGGCGAGCGGATCGCTGCGGTGGCGTGGGTCGAAGTGGTGCGCGGTGTAGTCGGTGACACCCGCAACGACGAGTTTCGCGCCGCCGTGGTCGAGCACCACATGCTCGTTCATCAGCACCTTCACCCCCAGGCGTTCCACCTCGGCGATCCATGCATGGGCGTTGGAGTAGTACTCATGGTTGCCGGTGACGAAGTAGGCGCCGTAGCGCGCCGCCAGTCGTTTGAGCGGGTCGGTGTGGGCGGCAAGGTCGTGCACGCTGCCGTCGACGAGATCACCGGTGACGGCGATCAGATCCGGCTGCAGGGTATTGACCCGGTCAACGATACGGTCGAGGTAGCCCCGTTTGATCGTCGGGCCGACATGGATGTCGCTGATCTGTGCAATCGTGAAACCGTGCAGGGCTTCGGGCAGATCGCGCAGCGGCACGTCGACCGTCACCACCTGTGCGGTGCGACGCGCATTGATGAAGCCGACCAGCGTCACCAGCACGGCGAGCAACAGCGCAGCCTGCGCGGTGAGGGTTGCGAAGCCCGCCCAGCGGTCACCGGCGAGTAAGAGTGTGAGGTCGCGCAAGACGGTCGCGACCAGCAATGACGAAAACAGCCCCATCGCGATCGAGCCGGCCCAGGCGAGGCGGTCTGCCAGCGGCGGGCGCGCGACCCGGCGTGCCACCAGCGTCGCCGGAATCAACACGACCGACAGCGCCATCAGGCTCCATGCGAGCGCGAGTCCCAAGTCGCCAAGTGCGAGCACCGGAAACAGGCGCTGGCCGATGTACAGGTGCAGCAGCCCGAGCAGGCTGGTGGCGATGAGCAGGAAGAGCGGCATTGGGTTCCCGGTGCGTGGCGGTCGAGGCGAGGCGGATGCGCCCCTCGTCTGCCCTTAGATCGGGCAGTGCATCCGTGGTTCAAGCGCGCAGATGTTGCAAGCTGTAAGCGCGGTCGCTCAGCCTTGCAACGGCCCGCCTGCGGGCGCATCGCGACGGAGGAAGCCGGGAACGCTGCCGGGCTCCGCGGCCTCATGCAGCGCGTCCACCGGCCGCACCAGCCGCGGGGCGGCGATCTCGCCGTGCAGCACCGAGTCGAGCCAGCGCGTGACGCCATCCCAATCGGGGCGGTAAGCCGT
This region of Niveibacterium umoris genomic DNA includes:
- the sbcB gene encoding exodeoxyribonuclease I gives rise to the protein MADHSFYWHDYETFGVMPRRDRPAQFAGVRTDAELNEIGAPQMIYCQPAPDYLPDPESCLLTGILPQTCLERGLPEHAFAAAIEHELARSGTVGVGYNTLRFDDEVTRHLFWRNLIDPYAREWQNDCGRWDLLDVVRCMYALRPEGIEWPRHEDGRPSFKLEHLTAANGLAHEAAHDALSDVRATIALARLIRGLQPRLWEFCLKLRKKDAVLAEIDLAHPRPFLHVSGMFGPERGCIAVVWPLGPHPTNKNEIIVWDLAQDPRELATLDAATVRERMFTRADALPDGVTRLPIKTIHINKSPVVIGNLKTLSPAMADKWAIDLGQALRHAEAAQTLPPLAGLWRDVFARPETDTPVDVDEDLYGGFVGNGDRRLLNQLRVLDPSALASETVSFADHRLEELLFRYRARNFPDSLNEGELARWEMHRVAQLHQGAGGARSLPAFFDRIDALSETADERGEAILGALYDYAEAIAPPA
- a CDS encoding alpha/beta hydrolase, with translation MPPPRPTPLPPPETGMYVSPQYADAQITPSLNVVYSRRPNEGGIQYTSNLTKASEIGTSELVLKLDVAVPPNATAGTPQPLVIWIHGGSFVGGSKEDHREDAMTYARAGYVAATINYRLTPDNEANPAIRVRAIQQATEDAMNAIRYLRANAATYHIDPNRVATIGTSAGGGISLINAIEADTLAGSVSDFPGVSAHVQGAIATGATLVEAGIDTSSLFHFDATDSPVLMFNANPTDSNTGATWNDNVLPTQKAITDAGGRCTVVAQPDMTHTVNLALGGRWWPQLKPFLWETLKLGSK
- a CDS encoding metallophosphoesterase, with protein sequence MPLFLLIATSLLGLLHLYIGQRLFPVLALGDLGLALAWSLMALSVVLIPATLVARRVARPPLADRLAWAGSIAMGLFSSLLVATVLRDLTLLLAGDRWAGFATLTAQAALLLAVLVTLVGFINARRTAQVVTVDVPLRDLPEALHGFTIAQISDIHVGPTIKRGYLDRIVDRVNTLQPDLIAVTGDLVDGSVHDLAAHTDPLKRLAARYGAYFVTGNHEYYSNAHAWIAEVERLGVKVLMNEHVVLDHGGAKLVVAGVTDYTAHHFDPRHRSDPLAALAGAPANAAAKVLLAHQPRSAEAAADAGFDLQLSGHTHGGQFFPWNLFVPLQQPFTAGLHKLRDLWVYTSRGTGYWGPPKRFGAPSEITRLRLVRA